The genomic DNA TTCAATGCTATTAGCGTTGTAATTGGTTATCATTTGAGAAGCCGCAATAGTAGTTCCAGAAGCAGTATTGAGTTGCATTTTTGCAGTTCCTGTAAAGGAGCCTCCCCCATGTATATATTCAAAACTAGCGGCTAGTATTTCTATAAACTTGCCCACACCAGGAGCAGGAATAGCGGTTAGAGAGGTGTTTTCAATAGTACCTTGATTAAAGGTAGCTACAGTTTCTAACACAATAGGTTTGCTTATATTGGGTTTGTTTTTAATATAATCAAGAGAGGTGCTATCCGTTTGTTTCCAGTCAGCTTGAGGTATTTCGGTACCCGCAACTACAGATACATCTCCGTTTTCATCAATCGCAAATTTACGGTGGGCTGCTCCTGGAGGTTGTTTTGCATCAATATAGCTATCAATAAGTTCGTGATATTGTTGTTGAGTAGGCTTGTCACCAGTTTCAAAATACTTTTTAATGATTTCTTTGTTTTGTTTCATTTTGTTCTTTTTTATCTTGTTTTTAATTTATGTTGATAAAAAAGAGACGACTAAAAACGAATGCTAGCGTCTAAACTTTTTTCTTTTTTACAATTTCTTTTTATCGTTTGATAAATGAGTCATTGTATCTTTTAAGCTACTGTGCTTTATAAGGTTTGTTAAAGCTTTAAATGGATTAACGCCATATATTTTGTTGTAGTTTTCTAAAATTGATTTGATTTCTGTAATGGCGATAAAACCTGCGATAATTTTTAGAAAAGGGACTTCGTTTACAATGTGTTTTTCTAAAAAATAGGCAGAAATGATGACCAAATTATAGATGAAAAACTTAGAAATAGTATGTCCTATTCGGAGGCTGCAAATGGGTACTTTATGTTTGAGTGCTGCATAAGAGCCTGTAATAAAATCAACTATAATTAAAAATACGATGGTAGTTAATACACCATTTAATGGAGATACTAATGCAAGTAGCCAAAATAGCAGGTGCATTAATTTATCCATTTTTTCTTAGTTTTCGATAGTCTAATACTCTGTTTTTAGGATATGCTTTAATGCTAACTGAATTTCCTTGATTGCCTCCTAGTAGGTAAACATATCTGTTGGTTTCTTTAATAAAAAAACCAACATGACCTTTCCAGCTACTTGGTTTTTCTCTCCAAAGAACTACAACATCTCCTAGTTGTGGATTGTTAGTTGAGGTACCAATGTGTAGCCAGCTTCGTGCATGTAGCTTTTTAGAATATTCGTATCCAGCTGTTTTTGCTACCCAGTTAGCAAAAGCACTGCACCAAGCAGTTTCATCCTTTAGTTTTTCTCCATCGTACCCTAATGTAGTAAAGTAGTTTACAATTTGAGGGTGATCTTTTAATCCAGCAACTTCTTTGATGCCGTATTGGGTTAAGGCGGTTTTGATGATTTTCATATAAATGTTAATTTTTTTAGTTTAAGTAGATAAAACCATAAGAGTAAACAGGTTCTTTTTCATAGTATTCTTACCCAGATTTTGAGGTAACCTTTACTGCGTTAGGTTGCTACTTAATAATAGTTAATATAATAATTTGAACTACTAGAAAAGCGAATACAAATATACACATATTACATAATAAAACCAAACAAAATGCATAGAAAATAAAAGGTTTTATGTGTTTTGTTAAATAACGAGACTGTTTTTTTGAGGAAAACAATTTATTTTTTAACATATGTGATATTTGTAAAGATGCTGTTTGATCTGCTAAATTGTATAGAGAAATCAGTTTTGCATCGAAGAATTTTAAAATACATTTCGTAGCCATCAATTGAAATGCCTAGTATTTGTTATTGTTGCTTGTCTTTTTCAGAAAAACGCTCATTGGTACTTATTGCTATATTAAAAGTACAATGGTTGTTTTTTTTGATGGCTTGTAAAGGTGATTTGAAATATTTCGGTTTCAGAATATTTCTCAGAAGCGGTACGGTTCATAGTGGCATAAGACTCCGCTAGATTTAATAACATTATTTTTTATAATTTCTCATAGTTTTCTGCTCTAAAAATACACCATTGGTATAAAAAAAGGGGGTAAAGTCTCGTTATTTTGTTAAGATGAGACTTCGTCGGTTTTTGGTAGAAAGAGATCCATTTTATGAGAATTTCTCATAGTTGTAAAAATACAGGTAATCAAATTTTAAAAGAGTTCAGTTCAGAGAGAAGGCTATATAAAAAAGACTGCCTTTTCAGACAGTCTCTTTTACTTTCTCTACAATAGAGAATTTTCATGCTAACAAATAGATGTCCCCCGAAATCTACCTCTTTACGTATAATAAGACACTTCTTTTTTGTTGAAGTCACAACTTTTATGCGAAAAAATATTTTTTAAGCGTTTATGCTAATTGATGAGTTAGGAGAACACTTTGTATATAAAAACTAAGCAATGGTATTTGTTTGTCCAATAATATCATAATCAACACCTTCCAAAGAGCCGCCTATTTTATGAGTACTTGGCGCAAATAATCCTTTACTTTTACAATCAGGGTTACAAGGCAATCCCTCTTCGTTTAAAGCAACAGATTTAGCTTGTAAAACCGTTAAGGTAGTAGGCACGCGAGTTTCCCAGCTATCTTCAACTTGCCCTTCTACAGTTTTCATTTCTTCCGCAATAGATACATACAAATCATCATCCATATCAGGAACCATACTTTGTCCATTCCAAATCTCCCCCGTTTTCATAAACCAAATTACAGCATATTCAAATCCCGGTTTTACAGGAACAACAGATTTAGCCATTCCACTTTGTAAAAAAGCTTGGAAAATAGGATCATTCCCTTCGTTATATTTAAAAGAAGCCTGCCAATTTTCTTTATCAGCATAAAAATAAGGGTAAAATGTATATGCCATAATTTCCCAATCAAAAGCCTGTTCAAAAAACTTGATGACAGCAGCGTGTTTTTCTAGAGCTTCCGTATTGTCGTTTAGCTCAGTATTAGAATCATTGGCATAATGATTTCCGGTAGTTCTAATACCATAAGGCCTTGTAATTAGGTCAATAGCCATACGTTTAAGTTCTCTTTTTTCAATGTTTCTATTCAGTTGGCTGCTAAATTCTCTCCTCTTTTTAGTTTCAACTTTTTCAATGTCTTGCGCTCTTATAAAATCATTGTATTCTTCAACCTGTTTATTATAAGCGTCCAAAATAGCTTTGTAGGTTTCATTTTGCCATTTTTCATAATTAGCTTCGGTTCGTTCACATTTTAAAACAACATTGATGTTAGCAATCCATGTTTTATTCATATAAGCAGAAACAGGTACTTTTGTCAAATAATGAGGGTATATTTCGTTAAATTCTGTATTGACCTCAAATTCTCTACCAGCAACATGAACCTTTACATCTGTAGCTCTATCCGTATAGAAATATTTTCCAGTGGTTTTTGCGGCGATAGCTTTATATCCTCTAGGCACTTCAATTTCTTCCTTAGAAACTTTATTAACCCACTGTGTTCCATCTCCCTCTTTCTGAGATTTGGATAAGGTAGTTCCTACAAAACTATATTTCTCTGGAGCAGATTTTCCATCGATGTTATAAATCCCAATCAAATATTGGTAATTCCCTTCATTAATATCTGATGAAGCAATTATTCCTTTACCTATTTCTTCACCAAATTTATTGAATCTAGGAAAAGAGAGTTTTGAAGGGTGTTTAGGTTCAGTAGGAGCAATGATCTTTTTAGCATTGTTTTCTTTTTGTTGATTTTCGGTAGAACTATCAATATAAAACTTAGCTGGTTCAGGTAAGCTAAATTCATACATTAAGCGCTTTCCGTAGTTAATGATTTTGTTGTTGTACACCTTATCTATCCAACGATAGACACCTGTTACATGTTCATTCCCTTTTCTGTTGTCAAAACCATGAGTGTTATTTTCTTCATACTCTTTTAACATTCTAGAAGTTCGTTTGGAGCTTATCTTTTGTACTATTCGCTCCAGAGCACGTTCGGTAACTTCTTGTGCATAGTTTTTAGCTTGCGTATTTGAGATAGCACTGGCATTAGAAGAAGAAGCGTTAAAATTAGTATTAGCAAAAAAACTCCCTGTAGCAAATTTTCCAGTAACCCCAGCATTGGCACCAAAGTTTTGAGAATTGTCTTTGTTTATAACAGAAGAAGCTTCACTTTGTAGTTCATTACGTTCTGTAGAAGTAGTATCGGTTAAGTTCTCAATTTCTCTTTCAGAAGTTTTTTCTGTTATTTGCTCAGATATGGATAAGTTTCTTGTAGCACGTTCTTTGTATTCACGTGCCATTACATTTTCAATATGAGAAACTTCTCCAGGTACATAGCAACATACTTCTTGCTCAACGCGTCTGAAATCAGCAATTCCTAATTGAGTAACACCAAATAGTTTTTCTTCTTTAGTAGGGGTATCAGTAACATCAGAGTCCGTATCCTCATCAGTGGTATTGGTAGTAGCGATTCCTGAATACGCCCCTTTGTATTTGACCCTTTCAAGAAAGCCCCTTTTTTTAGTAATAAACAAAGAAGTATTAAAATATAATTTTGTTCCAGTGCTCAATGTCAATTCCCCAGAAAAAGTAGCTGCTCCAGAGCTCAGTAGCTGCAAACCATTTAATTCTGTAAAAAATAGGATATTTATCAATGTATCAGTTGCCGTTATCTTTTTTATATTGCTAGCTGTATGTACAGTTCCAGAACTAGTTTTTAGTTGATAAGAAGCATTTGTGATATGAACATTAGGCTTTCCTATTATTAATCCCATAGAAATGCTATGATGAGAGGAGCCAATAGAACGAGTTAATCCGCCCACATATGAGTATTTAGGGCTTCCGTCTAGTATATTCTTAGTAATTCTAGTAGTTCCAATATTGATTTTTTCAATAGCATTAGGAATGTTGTTAAAAATCACTTCACGTGTTTCCTTTATTCTATCTTGAAGCAGTGAGGTTGCTTCTTTAAAGTGAGTAAAAGTATTGAATTCCTCTGATTTTAAAAGTTCTTGCGTGTTTGTTGAAAATAATGGAATATTGGCGGTTTCTGTAGCCCTAGCCTCTAGCTCACTATTAGAAAATCTAGGAATTTCAGGTTGTTTTTCAAATTCAAATTCAGGAAGTTTTACATGAGAATATGATTCAGATTTAACTTCCAATCCCGTTGTAGGATCCGTTTTCGTAACAATCGTAGGAGTTGCATCTTCATATATTTGTTTGATATTCGCTTTGTAAGCTTTCCTTTTTGTTTCGTATCTTACTTGCTCTTGCTTTTTATAAGAAACTTCAGCTTGTTCAATTTCTTTTAAAGAGCTTTTATAACTTTGCAAACGGTCTTTGGCTAATGAAGTTTTAAGTTGCGCTTCCATATAGTTTTTTGACTTTTCAGGAAGTTGTAAGGTGTCTAAAGTTATTTTTTTTCGATCAGAAATAATAATTTCTTTAGGAATGATAACGCTTGCATTTGCCCTGCGAATAAAGTCTTTTTTATCGGCTTCAGTAAATGTAATTTCACTAGCTGTTTTGGAGGAAAAACCTTTGGTAAAATTAGTGAACGCTTTTAAAAATTTATTAGTAATTAATAGATGAATGAGTTTTTCTCTTATAGCAAAAGAAGTTTTTTGCGTTGTTTGATAAAACAAGTTATCCCATAAGATACGTTCTTCACTTATTGATAGCTCTTTTGCGTTATGTAAATTTGAAGAGATACTTTCATAAGATAAATAGGATTTATTACGCATTAGCCAGCTTGAAAAATCATACAATTCTGTATGTACTTTTTTTATGTCAGTTCTTTTTGCAAAAGGAATAAAAGAATTTGTCGTAACGGCATTGTTTATAGCAGCTTTTCGTTCCATATTGCTATTGGTATTAGCAATGGCAGAAAAATAAATACTGTTACTTTTTTCTTCTTCAGGAAATGAAATAAACCCAGTTTCTTTGTCTTCAATTAACTGAGGGTTACGTAAGGTTACAAACCTAAATAAGGTGGACTTGATTGGTGTACTCATTTGATAAAATTTAATGTTGTTTTTTATGAAATTAAGTTCTTGTAAAAAGAACAACTGTTGTTTTTCGCTTTTCTAACAGTTCGCTCTTATGCTTAATTACATTGTAAGAATCACATTCAAAAAAATGTTTGAATATGCCACATTGAAATTTTAAAAAATCATTATAGAGTTAAAATTTCCTAAGTAAAATTGCTTTGAGTTTTACAAATGTTTGATTTTTATTAAAAAATTGTATATTAGCCTTGCAATTACAAAGCAAATATATAACATTTTACAAGAGTAGGCAAATCGAAAGGATGTTTTTTTTGTAAAAAGTTTTAATCTTTTCAATTCGCACAAGTCATATGGAAATCGCAGAAAAAATAAAAGCAATAAGAGATAGATTTGAGTTAAATAACTTTTCCTTTTCAAAACGCATAGGAGTTACTGGAACAACGGTAGATAGTATTGTTAATGGAAGGCCCCAATCTGATGGAACTCGAAAAAAAACCAAGCCAGGGTATGACGTGTTGATGTCTATTATTAATGAATTTAATATAAATCCAGATTATTTATTTGATAAAAGCGATGTTATGTTGAAGTCAGAATTGGTAGAGGTTCAAACATATTCTGGAGTTCCTCAAGTAGTAGCTGTTAATACATCAGGAAATGAAAACGTAGTATATGTTCCTATACAAGCGCGCGCCGGATATTTAAATGGTTATGGAGATGCAGATTATATAGAGCAATTACCTAGTTTTCATATGCCGCATTTAACAAATGGAACATTTCGTTGCTTTGAGGTACAAGGAAACTCAATGGTAAGAACCTTTTTTGATGGAGATCTAGTTTTTGGAAAGTACGTTGAAAATCTAGGATATATCAAAGATGGTCGTATATATATAATTGTAAGTAAAAATGACGGAATTGTTTTAAAACGTGTAATTAACAGGATAGAAGAACGTGGGAAGCTTATTTTAAAAAGTGATAATAAAGATGGAAATTACCCTACTTATACCATCAATATAGAAGAAGTTATGGAGGTTTGGTATGTTACAATGTTTGCTTCTAAGCAAATGCCAGAACCTGTAGATATTTATGATAGATTACATGAATTAGAGAGTAAGGTTGTTGAGTTAGAGGAAAATTTATATAAACAAAATTAGAAAGCAAAGACTATATTAAATAGTCTTTGCTTTCTAATTTTATAGTATTGGTATATAAAAGTTATTCTAAGAACTAGCCGGTAATGCTTTCAGGATTGTAACCTAAATAAGGAACCTCCTTTTCAATAAAAGTAATTCCAAATTCTTCAAGCTCCTTTAAAATAGGTTCATATACTTCTTTTGAAATAGGAAGTTGCACGCCAGGGGTAACAATCTCTTTGTTTAAAATTTTTAATGCAGCCATTGCAACGGGCAATCCAACTGTTTTTGCCATTGCAGTATATGTTTGGTCATCTCCTTTAATAAGCATGCTGCTCTCTATTTGGTGTTTTTCGCCTTTGTGCTGATATCCAAATTTATGTTGCATTACAATCATGTCTTTATCTGCTTCTT from Tenacibaculum maritimum NCIMB 2154 includes the following:
- a CDS encoding phage holin family protein → MDKLMHLLFWLLALVSPLNGVLTTIVFLIIVDFITGSYAALKHKVPICSLRIGHTISKFFIYNLVIISAYFLEKHIVNEVPFLKIIAGFIAITEIKSILENYNKIYGVNPFKALTNLIKHSSLKDTMTHLSNDKKKL
- a CDS encoding TIGR02594 family protein codes for the protein MKIIKTALTQYGIKEVAGLKDHPQIVNYFTTLGYDGEKLKDETAWCSAFANWVAKTAGYEYSKKLHARSWLHIGTSTNNPQLGDVVVLWREKPSSWKGHVGFFIKETNRYVYLLGGNQGNSVSIKAYPKNRVLDYRKLRKNG
- a CDS encoding S24 family peptidase gives rise to the protein MEIAEKIKAIRDRFELNNFSFSKRIGVTGTTVDSIVNGRPQSDGTRKKTKPGYDVLMSIINEFNINPDYLFDKSDVMLKSELVEVQTYSGVPQVVAVNTSGNENVVYVPIQARAGYLNGYGDADYIEQLPSFHMPHLTNGTFRCFEVQGNSMVRTFFDGDLVFGKYVENLGYIKDGRIYIIVSKNDGIVLKRVINRIEERGKLILKSDNKDGNYPTYTINIEEVMEVWYVTMFASKQMPEPVDIYDRLHELESKVVELEENLYKQN